One Cardiocondyla obscurior isolate alpha-2009 linkage group LG16, Cobs3.1, whole genome shotgun sequence genomic region harbors:
- the LOC139109174 gene encoding uncharacterized protein: MDRNVNVINTSSRCVNTSCKLINGLKEKRETMQRSPNLICEKSSGDNATHDNVSLQRKISKKESRKAESIQEMNVKVNDGNVWCKDTTSSTKDGHYCENTCDVDFPQRDLSSSIAPCSSFSVCDGARQTQPSITQHPSKTRARLDDREVFISRTICTDAERRDHYKNKDRRNVGGDDNELRFADDRICRNKTLQESIMERNNILKRMERKLLQSFERWQREQVAREWSTCSCIVEKDEDYYASIDGVEKELPEDTRNVAECPGKVFARRTSSKTLTEGTEFSEKDFEIIRKNHLKGTNIDETRFKNSAEPSSKATKVCMESVLEEPSKDIAVSKTVLGEPNRLTEEVIVYKTALSDSKDTPKEITRKEIPDSNSVGQSDVNRLSLNDMKNKFAGENVNSSNSNSLEEKAEEMKVKLIDKPDNDTLNFASQQTAAIIDITVPKNRTVPKLLRIIAEKKSHNIPTTVDFKFEEPKVESTPDKIITTIHVDQEKIPEEKAILKEHASVEIVEEIKTNDSIASEMRVNTIETNAEDDSSKEESDKDEVFKDIQDETTEIHVTCPQKEPEEESQKPILYKCGLPSDSNTDACSIAKCAKDCANQGNPEEEPQKSTLCKRDLAFILNNYAYSIVKCTKCDNIIGGCAYKDNRFEWKKMYCVCCLLTTQCTCAPHSKSYLKIDKPKFHDVSPLTIGPHICRSCCKESECRKMKMYAHEECKYRRSAIRGDCSRINEHER, encoded by the exons ATGGATAGAAATGTCAATGTAATTAATACCAGCTCGAGATGCGTTAACACGTcgtgcaaattaataaacggcTTAAAAGAAAAGCGGGAAACGATGCAGCGCTCGCCTAATTTAATTTGTGAGAAGAGTAGCGGTGATAACGCCACGCACGATAACGTATCGTTACAACGTAAGATTAGCAAGAAAGAATCGAGAAAAGCGGAAAGCATACAGGAAATGAATGTCAAAGTTAACGACGGAAACGTTTGGTGCAAGGACACGACCTCGTCGACCAAAGATGGTCACTATTGCGAAAATACATGCGACGTAGATTTTCCTCAGCGAGATTTGTCATCTTCCATAGCTCCGTGTTCGAGTTTCAGCGTATGCGACGGTGCTCGACAAACACAACCTTCGATCACTCAGCATCCTTCGAAAACGAGAGCGAGGCTAGACGACCGTGAGGTCTTCATATCGAGAACGATTTGCACCGATGCGGAACGAAGGGATCATTACAAAAATAAGGATCGACGTAATGTTGGTGGAGATGACAACGAACTGCGTTTTGCAGACGACCGTATATGTCGAAATAAAACACTTCAGGAGTCAATAATGGAACGCAACAACATCCTGAAGAGGATGGAACGTAAACTTCTGCAATCTTTCGAACGCTGGCAAAGAGAACAAGTGGCTCGCGAGTGGTCCACTTGTAGTTGTATCGTGGAAAAGGACGAAGATTATTACGCGAGCATAGACGGAGTCGAAAAAGAGCTTCCTGAAGACACGCGCAACGTCGCAGAATGCCCAGGAAAAGTATTCGCTCGTCGAACATCTTCGAAAACATTAACGGAAGGTACAGAGTTTAGTGAAAAAGATTTTGAGATAATTCGTAAGAATCATCTGAAAGGTACTAACATAGATGAAACAAGGTTTAAAAATTCAGCAGAACCCTCGTCGAAAGCAACAAAAGTTTGTATGGAATCCGTTCTTGAAGAGCCTTCGAAAGATATCGCAGTTTCTAAGACGGTACTTGGAGAACCGAATAGACTTACTGAAGAAGTAATAGTTTACAAGACGGCACTTTCTGACTCCAAAGACACCCCAAAGGAAATAACTCGTAAAGAGATTCCCGATTCGAACTCTGTCGGCCAAAGCGACGTTAACAGATTATCTTTAAACgacatgaaaaataaatttgcaggAGAAAATGTAAATAGCTCGAACTCGAACAGTTTGGAAGAAAAGGCCGAAGaaatgaaagtaaaattaattgataagcCTGATAACGATACTCTCAATTTTGCGAGCCAGCAGACTGCCGCAATAATTGATATCACGGTTCCTAAAAATCGGACAGTGCCTAAATTACTGCGTATCATCGCGGAAAAGAAATCACATAACATACCAACAACGGTTGATTTTAAATTCGAAGAGCCTAAAGTAGAATCTACTcctgataaaataattacgactATTCATGTTGACCAAGAGAAAATCCCAGAAGAAAAAGCAATTTTGAAGGAACATGCCTCTGTGGAAATCGTGGAAGAGATAAAAACGAATGATTCAATTGCATCTGAAATGAGAGTTAATACAATTGAAACGAATGCCGAAGATGATTCTTCAAAAGAAGAATCTGATAAAGATGAAGTTTTCAAAGATATTCAAGATGAAACAACAGAGATTCATGTTACGTGCCCACAGAAAGAACCAGAGGAAGAGTCACAAAAGCCCATTCTTTACAAATGCGGTCTACCTTCCGATTCGAATACAGATGCGTGCTCAATTGCTAAGTGTGCGAAAGACTGTGCGAACCAAGGGAACCCGGAAGAAGAACCACAAAAATCTACCCTTTGTAAACGCGATTTAgcttttatattgaataattatgcGTATTCCATTGTCAAGTGCACAAAGTGCGATAATATTATTGGAGGTTGTGCTTACAAAGACAATAGATTCGAATGGAAGAAAATGTATTGCGTTTGCTGTTTATTGACAACGCAATGCACCTGCGCACCGCATTCCAAAAGTTATTTGAAGATCGATAAACCAAAATTCCATGATGTATCACCTTTAACGATCGGCCCGCATATCTGCAGAAGCTGTTGCAAGGAATCCGAAtgcagaaaaatgaaaatgtacgCTCACGAAGAATGCAAATACAGGCGGAGTGCAATTCGCGGCGACTGTTCAAGAATTAATGAACAcga GAGATGA
- the LOC139109193 gene encoding cysteine dioxygenase type 1 — protein sequence MEICNREDRRYDVPCGKALRLVENAEKLRRNKVSTLQELIDALHGAFETDHVNIDHVQDLMMNYKSNPAEWKKFAKFDRFRYTRNLVDEGNGRFNLMVLCWGEGHGSAIHDHANAHCVMKILQGKLCETRYAWPAGPKVENSTEELKELERNTLDVNEICYINDSLGLHRVENPSAMNPAVSLHLYSPPFSSCSVFNKQTGQKSTCKVTFWSKYGEKRNREIQDARSPEDN from the exons ATGGAGATTTGCAATCGAGAGGACCGACGGTACGACGTGCCATGCGGAAAAGCGTTGCGTCTCGTTGAGAACGCCGAGAAACTCCGGCGGAACAAAGTTTCCACCCTCCAGGAACTTATAGATGCGCTGCACGGAGCGTTTGAGACGGATCACGTAAATATCGATCACGTTCAAGACCTGATGATGAACTACAAGAGCAATCCTGCAGAGTGGAAGAAATTTGCCAAGTTCGACAGATTTAG ATATACGAGGAACCTGGTCGACGAGGGAAACGGCAGGTTCAATCTTATGGTGCTGTGCTGGGGAGAAGGTCACGGGTCAGCCATACACGATCATGCTAATGCGCACTGCGTGATGAAAATCCTTCAAGGGAAACTGTGCGAG ACGAGGTACGCGTGGCCCGCGGGCCCCAAAGTGGAAAACAGCACGGAAGAGCTCAAGGAACTCGAGAGGAACACGCTCGACGTAAACGAGATCTGCTACATTAATG ATTCCCTGGGTTTGCATCGCGTTGAGAATCCGAGCGCGATGAACCCTGCGGTCTCCCTACATCTGTACTCGCCGCCGTTTTCGTCCTGCTCGGTTTTTAACAAGCAGACGGGTCAGAAGTCGACGTGCAAAGTCACCTTCTGGTCCAAATACGGGGAAAAGAGGAACCGG gAAATTCAAGACGCCAGATCTCCCGAGGATAACTAG